In Flavobacterium sp. N1736, the following are encoded in one genomic region:
- a CDS encoding aminotransferase class V-fold PLP-dependent enzyme, which translates to MNSKNNTISLETYFQDFRKNIVGINQDFMSPYGKKQIIYTDWTASGRLYRPIEEKLLNEFGPFVANTHTETTVSGTAMTKAYHHARHIIKRHTNANENDVLITDGTGMTGVINKFQRILGLKIPENLKDFTTVPAEKKPVVFISHMEHHSNQTSWLETIADVEIIPSCEKGLFCLDNLALLLEKHSDRAIKIASITSCSNVTGLKTPFHEAAKLMHQHNGVCFVDFACSGPYVEIDMHPKDPEAYLDAIFFSPHKFLGGPGTSGVLIFNKKLYNNMIPDCPGGGTVSWTNPWGEHKYIDNIEDREDGGTPGFLQVIKTALAIELKEEMGIENILQREHEIVDFVFNELESVENIKILAGQHKNRLGVVSFFIENLHFNLGVKLLNDKFGIQTRGGCSCAGTYGHFLLHVDQETSNKLVNEITIGDLIKKPGWIRMSIHPTTTDEEITFVCDSIKDLAKNHETWALDYSYNNSTNEFIHKNANSFEDELVAKWFKS; encoded by the coding sequence ATGAATAGCAAAAATAATACCATCAGTTTAGAAACATATTTTCAGGATTTTAGAAAAAATATTGTCGGAATTAATCAGGATTTTATGTCTCCTTATGGTAAAAAACAGATCATTTATACGGATTGGACTGCCAGTGGAAGATTATATCGCCCTATTGAGGAGAAACTGCTTAATGAATTTGGACCTTTTGTAGCAAACACTCATACAGAAACGACTGTGTCAGGTACTGCCATGACAAAGGCATATCACCATGCCAGACATATTATCAAACGTCATACAAATGCAAATGAAAATGATGTTTTAATTACCGATGGAACCGGAATGACGGGAGTTATCAATAAATTTCAACGTATTTTAGGTTTAAAAATTCCTGAGAACTTAAAGGATTTTACAACTGTTCCTGCTGAAAAAAAACCTGTTGTTTTTATTTCACATATGGAGCATCATTCGAATCAAACGTCTTGGTTAGAAACTATTGCCGATGTTGAAATTATTCCATCATGCGAAAAAGGTCTTTTTTGTTTGGATAATTTAGCTTTATTATTAGAAAAACATAGTGACAGAGCTATCAAAATCGCTTCAATAACATCTTGTTCGAATGTTACAGGATTAAAAACTCCTTTTCATGAAGCGGCAAAATTAATGCATCAGCATAATGGTGTTTGTTTTGTAGACTTCGCGTGTTCAGGCCCTTATGTAGAAATTGATATGCATCCTAAAGATCCGGAAGCATATTTAGATGCTATTTTCTTTTCACCTCATAAATTTTTGGGTGGTCCGGGAACTTCGGGAGTTTTGATTTTTAATAAAAAATTATACAATAATATGATTCCTGATTGTCCTGGCGGCGGAACTGTAAGCTGGACAAATCCTTGGGGAGAACATAAATATATTGACAATATCGAGGATCGTGAAGATGGCGGAACTCCGGGTTTTCTTCAGGTTATAAAAACGGCCCTGGCAATTGAGTTGAAGGAAGAAATGGGAATTGAGAACATTTTACAGCGCGAACACGAAATTGTTGATTTTGTTTTTAATGAATTAGAATCTGTTGAGAATATTAAAATTCTTGCCGGTCAGCATAAAAATCGTTTGGGCGTTGTTTCTTTTTTTATTGAAAATTTGCATTTTAATTTAGGTGTGAAATTACTGAATGATAAATTCGGAATTCAAACCAGAGGCGGATGCAGCTGTGCCGGAACTTACGGTCACTTTTTATTGCACGTAGATCAGGAAACTTCGAATAAACTGGTGAATGAAATTACGATTGGTGATTTGATCAAAAAACCGGGATGGATTAGAATGTCAATTCATCCAACAACTACTGATGAAGAAATTACTTTTGTTTGCGATAGTATTAAAGATTTAGCTAAAAACCACGAAACATGGGCTTTAGATTATTCATATAATAATAGCACAAATGAATTTATCCATAAAAATGCAAATTCGTTTGAAGATGAATTGGTAGCGAAGTGGTTTAAGTCTTAA
- the msrA gene encoding peptide-methionine (S)-S-oxide reductase MsrA — translation MENLSVATFGGGCFWCIEAVIQRLKGIESLKSGYSGGFIKNPPYREVCTGRTGHAEVIQVTFDPDIISYHDLIFIFMTSHDPTTLNRQGADVGTQYRSVILYHNEEQKAIAKQVFEEVKDFYDDPIVTQLIEFEVFYNAEKDHQNYYNNNQDARYCQIVIDPKVQKLKKMYADKLIE, via the coding sequence ATGGAAAATTTATCTGTAGCTACTTTTGGTGGTGGATGTTTTTGGTGTATAGAAGCTGTAATTCAGCGTTTAAAAGGAATAGAATCTTTAAAATCAGGATATTCGGGAGGTTTTATTAAAAACCCGCCTTATCGTGAAGTTTGTACTGGCAGAACCGGTCACGCCGAAGTCATACAAGTTACATTTGATCCTGACATAATTTCATATCATGATTTAATTTTTATATTTATGACAAGTCATGATCCAACAACTCTAAATCGTCAGGGCGCAGATGTTGGCACACAATATCGCTCTGTTATTCTATATCATAATGAAGAACAAAAAGCAATCGCTAAACAAGTTTTTGAAGAAGTAAAAGATTTTTACGACGATCCAATTGTAACGCAATTAATTGAATTTGAAGTATTTTACAATGCCGAAAAAGATCATCAAAACTATTATAACAACAATCAGGATGCTCGTTATTGCCAAATCGTAATTGACCCGAAAGTACAGAAATTAAAAAAAATGTACGCTGATAAATTAATTGAATAA
- a CDS encoding protein adenylyltransferase SelO produces MKNLKINNRFTAELPADPDETNEIRQVKNALFSYVNPTKPSNPKLIHASEEVADLVGISAEEIQSESFLNAFSGKEILPDTKPYAMCYAGHQFGNWAGQLGDGRAINLTEVEYNNDFFTLQLKGAGKTPYSRTADGLAVLRSSIREYLCAEAMYYLGVPTTRSLSLMLSGDEVLRDILYNGNPAYEKGAIVCRVAPSFIRFGSFEMLTARNELKNLKQFVEYNIKYYFPEIKGEPKEQYLQFFKKVADTTREMILHWQRVGFVHGVMNTDNMSIHGITIDYGPYGWLENYDPSWTPNTTDSQNRRYRFGNQPQVAQWNLYQLANALYPLINEAEPLEKILESFIIDFDSDYKTMFLSKLGIFTSTETDSKLITALETVLQLSETDMTIFFRNLSKVLKSDSAKDAIEKIQDAFYIPEEISGEILESWKKWFSVYIERLNTEDLSGENRAEKMNKINPKYVLRNYMAQLAIDAADQGDYSLINELYLLLQKPYDEQPESEKWFVKRPDWARSKVGCSMLSCSS; encoded by the coding sequence ATGAAAAATTTAAAAATAAATAATCGTTTTACTGCTGAATTACCTGCAGATCCAGACGAAACAAATGAAATTCGTCAGGTTAAAAATGCGCTTTTTTCATACGTAAATCCAACAAAACCTTCAAATCCAAAACTAATTCACGCTTCAGAAGAAGTTGCTGATTTAGTTGGAATCTCTGCAGAGGAAATTCAGTCTGAATCATTTTTGAATGCATTTTCGGGAAAAGAAATTCTACCGGATACAAAACCTTATGCGATGTGTTATGCCGGACATCAATTCGGAAATTGGGCTGGACAATTAGGTGACGGCCGCGCTATAAATTTAACTGAAGTTGAATATAATAATGATTTTTTTACGCTTCAATTAAAAGGCGCAGGAAAAACACCTTATTCCAGAACTGCTGATGGTTTGGCTGTTTTGCGTTCATCAATAAGAGAATATTTATGTGCCGAAGCTATGTATTATTTGGGAGTTCCCACTACCCGATCGCTTTCGCTGATGTTGTCTGGTGATGAAGTTTTGCGTGATATTTTATACAACGGAAATCCAGCCTACGAAAAAGGCGCCATTGTTTGTCGTGTTGCTCCATCTTTTATTCGCTTTGGAAGTTTTGAAATGCTTACTGCCAGAAATGAGCTTAAAAATTTGAAACAATTTGTCGAGTACAATATCAAATATTATTTTCCTGAAATTAAAGGAGAGCCAAAAGAACAATATTTACAATTCTTTAAAAAGGTTGCAGATACTACCCGCGAAATGATTTTGCATTGGCAGCGCGTTGGTTTTGTGCACGGGGTAATGAATACGGATAATATGTCTATTCACGGAATCACGATTGATTACGGCCCTTATGGCTGGTTAGAAAATTATGATCCAAGCTGGACGCCAAATACAACAGACAGTCAAAACAGACGATATCGTTTTGGAAATCAGCCTCAGGTTGCACAATGGAATTTGTACCAATTGGCGAATGCTCTTTATCCTTTGATCAACGAAGCCGAACCTTTAGAAAAAATACTTGAATCGTTTATCATTGATTTTGATTCAGATTATAAAACAATGTTTTTAAGTAAATTAGGAATATTTACTTCAACTGAAACTGACAGTAAATTAATCACTGCTTTAGAAACTGTTCTACAATTATCTGAAACGGATATGACTATCTTTTTTAGAAATTTAAGTAAAGTTTTAAAGTCGGATTCTGCGAAAGATGCCATTGAAAAAATTCAGGACGCTTTTTATATTCCCGAAGAAATTTCGGGAGAAATTCTGGAATCCTGGAAAAAATGGTTTTCTGTTTACATCGAAAGATTAAATACCGAAGACCTTTCCGGTGAAAATCGAGCAGAAAAAATGAACAAGATAAATCCAAAATATGTGCTTCGAAATTATATGGCGCAATTGGCAATTGATGCAGCAGATCAGGGAGATTATTCACTGATAAATGAACTGTATTTATTACTGCAAAAGCCTTATGACGAACAACCTGAATCTGAAAAATGGTTTGTAAAACGACCAGATTGGGCACGCTCAAAAGTAGGTTGTTCAATGCTTTCCTGTAGTTCTTAA
- a CDS encoding YpdA family putative bacillithiol disulfide reductase, with protein sequence MTEYDLIIVGGGPIGLACAIEAQKKNLRYLIIEKGAIVNSIFNYPLYMTFFSTAERLEIGDIPFNCLAPKPGRQEALEYYRNIHRYFNFSMSLFERVISVKKQENSIFRIISDKNTYEAKNVVIATGFYDIPIKMNIKGEELPKVRHYYKEAHEYAFRNILVVGANNSSVDAALECWRKGANVTMVIRKNEINNRVKYWVKPDIENRIAEGSIKAYFESNITEIKENEVEIETPNGKITIENDFVLALTGYKPDLTFLENMGIHLSNDELKIPTYNPETMETNIEGLFLAGVVCGGMQTHKWFIENSRIHANMIVDYITSK encoded by the coding sequence ATGACAGAATATGATTTGATAATTGTTGGAGGCGGACCAATTGGATTAGCCTGCGCAATTGAAGCTCAAAAGAAAAACTTGCGTTATTTAATTATTGAAAAAGGGGCAATTGTAAACAGTATTTTCAATTATCCATTATATATGACTTTTTTTTCAACGGCTGAACGGCTGGAAATTGGAGATATTCCGTTTAATTGTCTGGCGCCAAAACCAGGTCGCCAGGAAGCTTTAGAATATTACCGAAATATTCATCGTTATTTTAATTTCTCAATGAGTTTATTTGAAAGGGTAATTAGCGTTAAAAAACAGGAGAACTCAATCTTCAGAATAATTTCTGATAAAAATACATACGAGGCCAAAAATGTTGTCATTGCTACAGGTTTTTATGATATTCCTATTAAGATGAATATAAAAGGCGAGGAGTTGCCAAAAGTTCGTCATTATTATAAGGAAGCTCATGAATATGCCTTTAGGAATATTCTTGTTGTTGGCGCTAATAATTCATCTGTTGACGCGGCATTAGAATGTTGGCGAAAAGGCGCAAATGTTACTATGGTTATTCGTAAAAACGAAATAAATAACAGAGTAAAATATTGGGTAAAACCAGATATAGAAAACCGAATCGCCGAAGGAAGCATAAAAGCGTACTTTGAATCGAATATTACTGAAATTAAAGAAAATGAAGTTGAAATCGAAACTCCAAACGGGAAAATAACAATTGAAAATGACTTTGTTTTGGCGTTAACAGGTTATAAACCTGATTTGACCTTTCTTGAAAATATGGGAATTCATCTTTCTAATGATGAATTGAAAATTCCGACGTACAATCCTGAAACCATGGAAACAAATATTGAAGGTTTGTTTCTTGCAGGCGTAGTTTGCGGCGGAATGCAAACACATAAATGGTTTATTGAAAATTCAAGAATTCATGCTAATATGATTGTAGATTATATTACTTCAAAGTAA
- a CDS encoding CYTH domain-containing protein — MIEIERKFLVKSGDFKEQAFTQNKIAQGYLSSLPERTVRVRIKGNKGFITIKGIGHHGGMSRFEWENEIPLDEAQELLKLCEKGKIEKTRYEIKVGKHVFEVDEFYGENEGLVMAEIELESETESFEKPEWLGEEVTNDERYYNAYLSKNPFKDWEK; from the coding sequence ATGATTGAAATAGAAAGAAAGTTTCTTGTAAAATCAGGTGATTTTAAAGAACAGGCTTTTACTCAAAATAAAATTGCACAGGGTTATTTGAGTTCTCTTCCTGAAAGAACAGTTCGTGTAAGAATTAAAGGAAATAAAGGGTTTATTACTATAAAAGGAATTGGTCATCACGGTGGAATGTCTCGTTTTGAATGGGAAAATGAAATTCCGCTTGACGAAGCACAGGAATTGCTTAAATTATGTGAAAAAGGTAAAATTGAAAAAACGCGATATGAGATAAAAGTCGGAAAACATGTTTTTGAAGTGGATGAATTCTACGGAGAAAATGAAGGCTTGGTAATGGCAGAAATTGAATTGGAATCAGAAACAGAATCTTTTGAAAAGCCCGAATGGCTTGGTGAAGAAGTTACTAATGATGAAAGATATTATAACGCTTATTTGAGTAAAAATCCCTTTAAAGACTGGGAAAAATAA
- a CDS encoding OmpA family protein yields the protein MSKKALYLIGIVVTIILGTFLYLKFCCNCCMKTPTPDTSKVPTVATENIGLQPFILDGPGINYQTNDNFKFLKNSAALIKPVSDSLLIGIEKLKSLLIANPRQKITITGYSTSDESNSTTFENLGLARANDIKNYFISNGLSASQFDTKGEIIDQWKMNADTLIGPLEYRFPALDTTAVANNEWSELKEKINADPLTLHFSTNKSSDNLNSVEKQKVTDIVKYLQNVKDAAVLITGHSDNVGNRDANIALAQKRAEFSKNYLVKKGIEATRITTDSKGPDEPVGENTTAEGKAKNRRTVITIK from the coding sequence ATGTCTAAAAAAGCACTTTATCTCATTGGTATTGTGGTAACTATTATTTTAGGTACATTTTTGTATCTTAAATTCTGCTGCAATTGCTGTATGAAAACACCTACTCCTGATACTTCAAAAGTACCAACAGTAGCAACGGAGAATATCGGTCTTCAACCCTTTATTCTTGATGGTCCCGGAATTAATTATCAAACAAATGATAATTTTAAATTTTTAAAGAATAGCGCTGCATTAATCAAACCTGTAAGCGATTCTTTATTGATTGGAATTGAGAAACTTAAATCGTTATTAATTGCAAATCCAAGGCAAAAAATTACAATTACCGGTTATTCAACTTCTGACGAAAGTAATTCAACAACTTTTGAAAATCTTGGTCTGGCAAGAGCAAATGATATTAAAAATTATTTTATTTCTAACGGTTTATCAGCATCACAATTTGATACAAAAGGTGAGATTATTGATCAATGGAAAATGAATGCTGACACTCTTATCGGTCCTCTTGAATATCGTTTTCCTGCGCTGGACACTACGGCAGTTGCAAATAACGAGTGGAGTGAGTTAAAAGAAAAAATTAATGCTGATCCTCTTACTTTACATTTCAGCACTAATAAATCAAGTGATAATTTAAATTCTGTTGAGAAACAAAAAGTAACTGATATTGTAAAATATTTACAGAATGTTAAAGATGCTGCAGTTTTAATTACAGGACATTCTGATAATGTTGGAAATCGTGATGCAAATATTGCCTTAGCACAAAAACGTGCCGAATTCTCAAAAAATTATCTGGTTAAGAAAGGTATTGAAGCAACACGCATTACAACAGACTCAAAAGGTCCGGATGAACCGGTTGGCGAAAATACAACCGCTGAAGGAAAAGCAAAAAACAGAAGAACTGTAATAACGATCAAATAA
- a CDS encoding o-succinylbenzoate synthase, with protein sequence MKATYHKYMLEFKRPSGTSRGIMTEKETWFIILEKDGKKGIGECGILRGLSADDRDDYEEKLKWTCQNIHLGETALWEALLEFPSIQFGVEMAFLSLKSENPYLLFPSDFTNNSKSITINGLVWMGEASFMKQQIEEKLADGFNCIKLKIGAIDFQKELELLQYIRSHFSAEKIEIRVDANGAFGLNEALDKLNQLNQFQLHSIEQPIKKGNIQVMADLCQTTPFPIALDEELIGVFSLEEKEKLLQDIKPQYIILKPSFVGGFRGTQQWIALADKYKIGWWITSALESNIGLNAIAQWTFLQNSNMPQGLGTGALYTNNFDCPLEVSKGKLWYNTDKKWDSGFLNKA encoded by the coding sequence GTGAAAGCAACTTACCATAAATACATGCTCGAATTTAAGCGCCCTTCAGGGACTTCGCGTGGCATTATGACCGAGAAAGAAACCTGGTTTATTATTCTTGAAAAAGATGGTAAAAAAGGAATAGGCGAGTGCGGAATTTTACGTGGTTTAAGTGCAGATGATCGGGATGATTATGAAGAAAAGCTTAAATGGACTTGCCAAAATATTCATTTAGGAGAAACGGCTCTTTGGGAAGCTTTATTAGAATTTCCATCCATACAATTTGGGGTAGAAATGGCTTTTTTGTCCTTGAAAAGTGAAAATCCATATTTGTTATTTCCATCTGATTTTACCAATAATTCTAAATCAATTACTATAAATGGATTGGTTTGGATGGGAGAAGCTTCTTTCATGAAACAGCAAATTGAAGAAAAACTAGCCGATGGTTTTAATTGTATAAAGTTGAAAATAGGTGCTATCGATTTTCAAAAAGAACTGGAATTATTGCAATATATACGAAGTCACTTTTCTGCAGAAAAAATAGAAATTCGTGTTGATGCCAATGGCGCTTTTGGTTTAAATGAAGCTTTAGATAAATTAAATCAACTAAATCAATTTCAGCTTCATAGTATTGAACAGCCTATTAAAAAAGGAAATATTCAGGTTATGGCTGATTTGTGCCAGACAACTCCATTTCCAATTGCTTTGGATGAAGAATTAATAGGTGTTTTTTCATTAGAAGAAAAAGAAAAACTTTTACAGGATATTAAACCACAATACATTATTCTGAAACCTAGTTTTGTTGGTGGTTTTAGAGGAACTCAGCAATGGATAGCATTGGCAGATAAATATAAAATTGGCTGGTGGATTACATCCGCACTGGAAAGTAATATTGGATTAAATGCCATTGCACAATGGACTTTTTTGCAAAACTCAAATATGCCACAAGGTTTAGGAACCGGTGCACTTTATACCAATAATTTTGATTGTCCTCTTGAAGTTTCAAAAGGAAAATTATGGTACAATACAGATAAAAAATGGGATTCAGGATTTCTTAATAAGGCATAA
- a CDS encoding tetratricopeptide repeat protein produces the protein MNFKKIILFLLITVSYNSFAQKDGYWDKERATTKEIIVSARDRIALTTEDLPVGTTEIVYRITLLDENQQMANSLVSVLKAIPDPTGISQGSAGAVFLMSKISGDDTCTYALFTSNENAKKYIEDGKTDKACYAQVDAVSKDAKRLSLDKSSCLGQNVSTIWFGFHSKNWVLNQKIVLEVVPWVDTKLNRGWNQDNKNEIISLCKTSTMAQKMANSDDFCVCILDKIIKQYRYSEFQKLLPIEKNKAYKDFGNACYGDADISKNVYNDLRTQAATLIKLQKYNEAIPKLNTIINDGKATALDYSSIGYCYILTKQYAKAIKALKEGEKLDDTELLVKLNLAHVYLVSDDYSEAKAIYKKYQTQNVTDSLSWKDKTKQDFTIFEKAGLPSKDFEKVLNLYN, from the coding sequence ATGAACTTCAAAAAAATAATTCTATTTCTTTTAATTACAGTTTCCTATAATTCTTTTGCTCAAAAAGATGGTTATTGGGACAAAGAACGTGCTACTACAAAAGAAATCATCGTTTCTGCACGCGATAGAATCGCTCTTACAACAGAAGATTTACCAGTAGGAACTACCGAAATTGTGTATCGAATTACACTTCTTGACGAAAATCAGCAAATGGCAAATAGTTTGGTTTCTGTTTTAAAAGCAATCCCGGATCCAACAGGAATAAGCCAGGGTTCTGCCGGAGCTGTTTTTTTAATGTCAAAAATTTCAGGCGATGATACCTGTACGTATGCATTATTTACTTCAAACGAAAATGCAAAAAAATACATTGAAGACGGAAAAACGGATAAAGCCTGTTACGCACAAGTCGATGCCGTTAGCAAGGATGCAAAACGATTATCGCTCGATAAATCGTCATGTTTAGGTCAAAATGTAAGCACAATTTGGTTTGGTTTTCACAGTAAAAACTGGGTTTTAAATCAAAAAATAGTTTTAGAAGTTGTGCCGTGGGTTGATACAAAATTAAATCGTGGCTGGAATCAGGATAATAAAAACGAAATTATCAGTTTATGCAAAACATCAACAATGGCTCAGAAAATGGCTAACTCTGATGATTTTTGTGTTTGTATTCTGGATAAAATCATAAAACAATACCGTTATTCAGAATTTCAAAAGTTGTTGCCTATTGAAAAAAACAAAGCTTATAAAGATTTTGGAAATGCATGTTATGGCGATGCCGATATTTCTAAAAATGTCTACAATGATTTAAGAACACAAGCTGCGACATTAATAAAACTACAAAAATACAACGAAGCGATTCCAAAATTAAATACTATTATTAATGATGGAAAAGCTACAGCGCTGGATTACAGTTCTATTGGCTATTGTTATATTTTGACTAAGCAATATGCAAAAGCCATTAAAGCATTAAAAGAAGGTGAGAAACTTGACGATACAGAGTTATTAGTAAAATTAAATCTTGCACATGTTTATTTAGTCAGCGATGATTACAGCGAAGCAAAAGCAATTTATAAAAAATACCAAACTCAAAACGTAACAGACAGTTTGAGCTGGAAAGATAAAACAAAACAAGATTTTACTATTTTCGAAAAAGCAGGTCTGCCATCAAAAGATTTCGAAAAAGTTTTAAATCTATACAATTAA
- a CDS encoding metal-dependent hydrolase, whose amino-acid sequence MKITFYGHASLGIEVGGKHIIVDPFITGNPQAAAIDIETLKADYILLTHAHGDHVLDVEAIAKRTNATIISNAEITSYYAQRELKAHPMNHGGSWKFDFGKVKYVNAIHSSSFPDGSYGGNPGGFVIEGEHKNIYIAGDTALTYDMKLIPLRTKLDLAILPIGNNFTMDVEDAIIASDFVECDKILGYHFDTFGYIEINHEEAIRKFFDKGKDLMLLEIGESIEL is encoded by the coding sequence ATGAAAATTACATTTTACGGACACGCTTCTTTAGGCATTGAAGTTGGAGGAAAACATATTATTGTTGATCCTTTTATTACAGGAAATCCACAAGCTGCGGCAATCGATATAGAAACATTAAAAGCCGATTATATTTTATTAACTCATGCACACGGCGATCACGTTCTTGATGTTGAAGCAATTGCAAAACGTACCAATGCGACAATAATTTCAAATGCAGAAATTACCAGTTATTATGCGCAAAGAGAATTAAAAGCACATCCAATGAATCATGGCGGAAGCTGGAAATTTGATTTTGGAAAAGTAAAATATGTAAATGCAATTCACTCAAGTTCTTTTCCTGATGGAAGTTACGGAGGAAATCCAGGAGGTTTTGTAATTGAAGGCGAACATAAAAACATTTATATTGCCGGCGATACAGCGCTTACATACGATATGAAACTAATTCCGTTAAGAACAAAGCTTGATTTAGCGATACTTCCAATCGGAAATAATTTTACAATGGATGTTGAAGATGCCATTATTGCTTCAGATTTTGTAGAATGTGATAAAATTCTGGGTTATCATTTTGATACATTTGGTTATATCGAAATTAATCATGAAGAAGCGATTCGCAAATTTTTTGATAAAGGAAAAGATTTAATGCTTCTTGAAATAGGAGAATCAATAGAATTATAA
- the menA gene encoding 1,4-dihydroxy-2-naphthoate octaprenyltransferase, with amino-acid sequence MKHWIEAARLRTLPLSVSGIIVGSIYALSNPTATIDTPTEVFSWKIFGFSLLTTLGLQVLSNFANDYGDGVKGTDNADRVGPQRAIQSGAITPQAMKKAIIITSLLTLLSAIILIYFAFGQSNFGYSIFFLLLGIAAIVSAIRYTVGNSAYGYKGFGDVFVFIFFGLVSTLGVNFLYSKEIDPLLILPAISIGLLSVGVLNLNNMRDEESDKKSGKNTIVVQMGGAKAKIYHFTLIITAMLLVIIFAFLSDYNFDQYLFLLAYIPLTKHLITVYKNQNPKLLDPELKKLALSTFLLSILLTVCMISLISDIFVNLFLGGR; translated from the coding sequence ATGAAACATTGGATTGAAGCCGCCAGACTGCGCACATTGCCTTTATCAGTTTCCGGAATTATAGTAGGAAGTATATACGCCTTATCAAACCCAACCGCGACCATAGATACACCAACAGAAGTTTTTAGCTGGAAAATATTTGGTTTTTCACTTTTAACAACGCTTGGTTTACAGGTTTTATCCAATTTTGCCAATGATTACGGAGATGGTGTAAAAGGTACCGATAATGCCGACAGGGTTGGACCACAACGTGCCATACAAAGTGGTGCAATTACGCCGCAGGCAATGAAAAAAGCGATTATAATAACGTCATTATTAACGCTGTTGTCAGCAATTATTTTAATATATTTTGCATTTGGGCAAAGTAATTTTGGTTATTCTATCTTCTTTCTATTACTGGGAATTGCTGCAATTGTTTCGGCAATTCGTTATACAGTTGGTAATTCGGCGTACGGATACAAAGGTTTTGGCGATGTATTCGTATTTATATTCTTCGGACTTGTAAGTACTTTAGGCGTTAACTTTTTATATTCAAAAGAAATAGATCCTCTTTTAATTTTGCCTGCAATTTCAATTGGTTTATTAAGTGTTGGGGTTTTAAACCTTAACAATATGCGCGATGAAGAGTCAGACAAAAAATCAGGAAAAAATACAATTGTAGTTCAAATGGGCGGAGCAAAAGCTAAAATCTATCATTTTACTTTGATTATTACAGCGATGCTTTTGGTTATTATTTTTGCCTTTTTAAGCGATTACAACTTTGACCAATATTTGTTTTTATTAGCTTATATACCTTTAACGAAGCATTTAATTACAGTTTATAAAAACCAGAATCCTAAACTATTAGATCCGGAATTAAAAAAACTGGCACTTAGCACATTTTTGCTTTCTATATTATTAACAGTATGTATGATTTCGCTTATTTCAGACATATTCGTTAATCTGTTCTTAGGCGGAAGATAA